A region from the Arthrobacter roseus genome encodes:
- a CDS encoding Na+/H+ antiporter NhaC family protein, with protein MGEVDTKLEFFGGRAAVLIAPIIFIAIATYNLAFLHVYEMTALVAGGLVGLIINAFFARSYGTYWKAVMRGVGSPGAASLILILLVVSLISSLLSVTGVSGGFIWLANLVGIGGVWFVPITFVLAGLMAVSTGTSLGTLFAIFPIFYPAGVALGASPVLMAGAILSGALFGDNMAPISDSTIVSAMTQRYRNKEGSAQVGDIVRTRFRYASAAAVIAFLLFAGFSLASGGASGAVDAAAAEGSPRSLFMLIAIAVLIVVAIWKRDIFLAVSVGLVVGVITGLLSGALTWSQIISAGEANSAGGFMASGILGMLPLIGISIVVFAIIGTFQESGLFVVIIRWLQGHGLTGSPMKAELSIFTGSIVTTGLFASVNGPAMLLFGPVVDEVGAAAKLHPNRRSNVMDCGALGLGSVMPVISTFLLISSQLTQGSGETLSALAVFGVAFYPLALTVVMLIAIVTGWGRTFEGPKGEELRGRTAQAAGVTDLP; from the coding sequence TGACGGCCCTCGTAGCTGGTGGCCTTGTAGGACTTATCATCAACGCCTTTTTTGCTCGTTCTTACGGTACGTACTGGAAGGCAGTAATGAGGGGCGTGGGGTCGCCGGGGGCGGCGAGCCTTATTCTGATTTTGCTGGTGGTGAGCCTGATCTCTTCGCTGCTGAGCGTCACAGGTGTTTCTGGAGGATTTATTTGGCTCGCCAACCTCGTAGGTATCGGAGGTGTGTGGTTCGTTCCCATCACCTTTGTGCTCGCGGGCTTGATGGCTGTATCAACGGGTACGTCGCTAGGCACTCTGTTCGCCATTTTTCCCATCTTTTACCCTGCGGGTGTGGCCCTGGGCGCTAGCCCCGTGCTGATGGCAGGCGCGATTCTGTCAGGTGCGCTATTCGGCGATAATATGGCCCCTATTTCAGACTCAACCATTGTTTCGGCGATGACTCAGCGGTATCGAAACAAAGAAGGATCGGCTCAGGTCGGCGATATTGTAAGAACCCGCTTTCGCTATGCGAGTGCTGCCGCAGTAATCGCCTTCCTGCTCTTCGCAGGATTTAGTCTCGCGTCAGGTGGAGCGAGCGGCGCGGTCGATGCTGCGGCTGCCGAAGGGAGTCCGCGTAGCCTGTTTATGCTGATCGCGATTGCCGTGCTCATCGTGGTCGCCATCTGGAAACGAGATATTTTCTTGGCCGTATCAGTTGGTCTCGTAGTGGGGGTCATAACAGGGTTGTTGTCCGGGGCCCTCACCTGGTCGCAGATTATCTCTGCAGGTGAAGCCAATAGCGCTGGTGGCTTCATGGCATCCGGAATTCTCGGCATGCTACCGCTGATCGGCATCAGTATTGTCGTGTTTGCCATCATAGGAACGTTCCAAGAATCTGGCTTGTTCGTAGTGATCATCAGATGGCTACAGGGTCATGGGCTGACTGGTTCACCGATGAAAGCGGAACTATCCATCTTCACGGGTTCGATTGTTACGACAGGCCTCTTCGCCAGCGTCAACGGTCCCGCAATGCTGCTGTTCGGGCCGGTTGTCGACGAAGTGGGCGCCGCGGCCAAACTCCACCCAAACCGGCGCTCAAATGTGATGGACTGCGGAGCGCTGGGTCTGGGGTCAGTGATGCCGGTTATCTCTACGTTCCTGCTAATTTCCAGTCAGCTGACACAAGGTTCAGGTGAGACACTTTCCGCACTCGCAGTATTCGGTGTCGCCTTCTATCCACTGGCGTTGACCGTGGTCATGTTGATCGCCATTGTTACTGGTTGGGGTCGTACCTTCGAAGGTCCAAAGGGTGAAGAGCTCCGCGGCCGAACAGCACAGGCGGCCGGAGTCACTGACCTACCATAA
- a CDS encoding fumarylacetoacetate hydrolase family protein → MKLATLRTSKGTTAAVVVDSGFLPLEADDAGALLAQVNWRETVEAALDTMAAGHGAGVVAEAEADLAPAVTRPGKVVCCGLNYTEHILEMGRELPEYPTLFAKFADSLTGANDRITVQGSDRVDWEAELAVVVGKELHHANEAEAAEAIAGYCVANDVSMRDWQNRTLQWLQGKAFDDSTPLGPVIVTADEFEANPNFSLRGYVNGELVQSGETSTLVFGPASLLAYISTFATLRPGDVVLTGTPGGVGSGMKPPRFLADGDVLTTEIDGLGRLENTITLIPAAATSSQPASERQGEPR, encoded by the coding sequence ATGAAGCTGGCCACCCTGCGAACTAGCAAGGGAACCACTGCCGCCGTCGTGGTTGACTCCGGGTTCCTGCCCCTGGAAGCTGACGACGCTGGGGCGTTGCTTGCTCAGGTCAATTGGCGGGAAACAGTCGAGGCCGCCCTGGACACCATGGCTGCTGGCCATGGTGCCGGGGTTGTCGCGGAAGCAGAGGCAGACCTCGCTCCTGCCGTCACTCGGCCCGGCAAAGTCGTCTGCTGTGGATTGAACTACACGGAGCACATCCTGGAAATGGGCCGCGAACTGCCGGAATATCCCACGCTGTTCGCCAAGTTCGCCGACTCCCTCACCGGAGCGAACGATCGCATTACGGTTCAGGGCAGCGACCGGGTGGACTGGGAGGCAGAGCTCGCCGTCGTCGTCGGAAAAGAACTGCACCATGCCAATGAAGCGGAGGCGGCAGAAGCCATCGCCGGCTATTGCGTGGCCAACGACGTCTCCATGCGTGACTGGCAAAACCGCACCCTGCAGTGGCTTCAGGGCAAGGCCTTCGACGACAGCACACCGCTAGGGCCAGTCATCGTCACCGCCGACGAATTTGAGGCCAACCCAAACTTCAGTCTGCGCGGCTACGTCAACGGCGAGCTGGTCCAATCCGGTGAGACATCAACCCTGGTGTTCGGCCCCGCGAGCCTGCTGGCCTATATCTCAACCTTTGCCACCCTACGTCCCGGCGACGTCGTGCTCACCGGCACGCCAGGCGGCGTCGGATCCGGCATGAAGCCCCCGCGCTTCCTGGCCGACGGCGACGTCCTCACCACCGAAATTGACGGTCTTGGCCGTCTTGAAAACACGATCACCCTGATTCCGGCAGCGGCCACCTCGTCGCAGCCAGCATCTGAACGTCAAGGAGAACCACGATGA
- a CDS encoding RidA family protein, producing the protein MTDQSTSKNRTINPASLPKPSGYAHGILAGNTVYLGGQTALDKDMNIVPGGIVEQFRQAFTNVLVTLQEAGGRPQDLVNVTIYLTDVDDYMANGREIGRLWRDMAGSEYPSLAGIGVSRLWQKEALIEIQGVAVITEA; encoded by the coding sequence ATGACCGATCAGTCCACTAGCAAGAACCGCACCATCAACCCCGCATCGCTTCCCAAGCCGTCCGGCTATGCCCACGGGATCCTCGCCGGGAACACCGTCTACCTCGGCGGCCAGACTGCTCTGGACAAGGACATGAACATTGTTCCGGGCGGCATTGTGGAGCAGTTCCGGCAGGCTTTCACGAACGTGCTGGTCACGCTGCAGGAGGCAGGCGGACGTCCGCAGGACCTGGTCAACGTGACCATCTACTTGACCGATGTTGACGACTACATGGCCAACGGCCGCGAAATTGGTCGTCTCTGGCGGGACATGGCCGGATCCGAGTACCCATCATTGGCAGGCATTGGTGTCTCACGGCTGTGGCAGAAGGAAGCCTTGATTGAAATTCAGGGCGTCGCCGTCATCACCGAGGCGTAG
- a CDS encoding acyl-CoA thioesterase, translated as MNSTDATSILAPDTAQTFLRAIELTPVDGPADSSFEATTQYVPWPKAYGGDMVAQATAAMQATVGTDRALHSMHSYFMRPVNIGAPVRYDVEVLRDGRGYSTRSVRGIQNGKTAFTALGSFHVPEDGPEFQQPAPEAVDPESLRTAAEALEGATGAASDYWAHGRSFDMRHIPDPLYLTSDAGSVPAQAVWVKAFDALPDAADAKATADLHRTALTYVCDYTILETLLRVRGLNWSSPGLATASLDHAMWFHRDGRADDWILYAQDAVSVQNNRGLAMGRFFDRSGRLLATVAQEGMIRG; from the coding sequence TTGAACAGCACAGACGCAACCTCCATCCTTGCTCCCGACACCGCCCAGACCTTTCTGCGAGCGATCGAGCTCACCCCTGTCGATGGGCCAGCGGACAGCTCCTTTGAGGCAACCACGCAGTATGTTCCCTGGCCGAAGGCCTACGGCGGAGACATGGTTGCCCAGGCCACGGCGGCCATGCAGGCCACCGTTGGCACCGACCGGGCGCTGCACTCGATGCACAGTTACTTCATGCGCCCGGTCAATATCGGCGCTCCCGTTCGCTACGACGTCGAGGTACTGCGCGATGGCCGCGGCTACTCAACCCGCAGCGTGCGAGGCATCCAGAACGGCAAAACCGCGTTTACGGCACTGGGCTCTTTCCATGTTCCTGAGGACGGCCCGGAATTTCAGCAGCCGGCGCCTGAGGCTGTGGATCCTGAGTCACTACGCACCGCGGCGGAAGCCCTTGAGGGAGCCACCGGGGCAGCCAGCGACTATTGGGCCCACGGGCGCAGCTTCGACATGCGCCACATCCCTGATCCCCTCTACCTCACCTCTGACGCTGGATCGGTGCCCGCACAGGCTGTATGGGTCAAGGCTTTCGACGCTCTGCCGGATGCCGCCGATGCCAAGGCCACCGCTGACCTGCACCGCACCGCGCTGACCTACGTGTGCGACTACACGATCCTCGAGACGCTGCTTCGGGTGCGGGGCCTGAACTGGTCCAGCCCAGGCCTGGCCACCGCCAGCCTGGACCACGCCATGTGGTTCCACCGGGACGGCCGGGCCGACGACTGGATTCTCTACGCCCAGGACGCCGTGTCCGTGCAAAACAACCGTGGTCTGGCCATGGGGCGATTCTTCGACCGCTCCGGACGCCTGCTCGCCACCGTTGCTCAAGAAGGCATGATCCGGGGCTAG
- a CDS encoding acyl-CoA thioesterase: MGENPSPSTSISRHVEWVDTDASGHHHNSAVVRWVEIAEAQLIRELGVSGYFPVSPRVQHVVNFRDALWFEQEITATIWVERMGNTSLTFGFEITGHSCDKSDGGLAADGTITVVHVPDGNKRSAPWPQAISHALSGAKE; the protein is encoded by the coding sequence ATGGGGGAGAACCCCAGCCCATCCACGTCCATTAGCCGGCACGTGGAGTGGGTAGATACTGATGCTTCCGGCCACCATCACAATTCCGCCGTCGTGCGTTGGGTGGAGATCGCCGAAGCGCAGCTGATTCGTGAGCTCGGTGTGAGCGGCTATTTTCCGGTGTCGCCTCGAGTTCAGCATGTGGTGAACTTCCGCGATGCCCTCTGGTTTGAACAGGAAATCACGGCCACTATCTGGGTCGAGCGAATGGGCAACACCTCGCTCACCTTCGGGTTCGAAATCACGGGCCACTCCTGCGACAAGTCCGACGGCGGACTGGCGGCCGATGGCACGATCACCGTCGTCCACGTACCCGACGGGAACAAGCGTTCTGCGCCTTGGCCCCAAGCCATCAGCCATGCCCTGAGCGGCGCCAAAGAATGA
- a CDS encoding cupin domain-containing protein, translating into MSTTHEYILEGDNSQYANEQGKVVPVVTYSGEEDTNTAQSGDCVRVSGVSIQHTPATKIWFGQVSNVPGYRSLPHHHAEAETGGYVLRGHGRIYFGENYSEYLDMKAGDWVFVPPFMHHVEANMSVTEELVWLTARTPENLVVNLDDVPDEILADYRRV; encoded by the coding sequence ATGAGCACCACGCACGAGTACATCCTGGAAGGCGACAACAGCCAATACGCCAACGAGCAGGGCAAAGTTGTCCCCGTGGTGACCTATAGCGGCGAGGAAGACACCAACACCGCCCAGTCCGGTGACTGCGTCCGCGTCTCCGGTGTATCAATCCAGCACACCCCGGCCACGAAGATCTGGTTCGGCCAGGTCTCCAACGTGCCCGGCTACCGGTCCCTGCCACACCACCACGCCGAAGCCGAAACCGGCGGTTACGTTCTGCGCGGCCACGGACGCATCTACTTCGGTGAGAACTACTCCGAATACCTGGACATGAAAGCAGGGGACTGGGTCTTCGTTCCGCCCTTCATGCATCACGTGGAAGCCAACATGTCAGTCACCGAGGAACTGGTCTGGCTGACTGCCCGTACCCCGGAAAACCTTGTGGTCAACCTGGACGATGTTCCGGATGAAATCCTCGCCGACTACCGGAGGGTCTGA
- a CDS encoding PaaX family transcriptional regulator C-terminal domain-containing protein yields the protein MNDQEAASQTSGDGIPNPIVRHQQLIVTLFGLYCRNPGNSLPVASLVSLLGDLGYDAPGVRSAVSRLKAKGVLRSTRVEGIAAYKLSESQQTVFAEGDQRIFAEQREDGDHDWLLALFSVPEAQRHLRHRLRTILAALGFGTVTPGVWIASSGIVDRARASLAAHELDQFVEFFRGDYLFDGDVRAKVATWWNLEAIDELIGEFLEVYSGADTAWAQRLGGDPEVRESTADEEACRDAFRYYVPMLTLWRRLPYRDPNLPLDYLPEWWREPEARRVFGRTYQIIAPLAERHASDVIDRYRS from the coding sequence ATGAACGACCAAGAAGCAGCGAGCCAAACATCCGGAGACGGCATTCCCAACCCCATCGTTCGGCACCAGCAGCTGATCGTCACGCTCTTTGGCCTGTATTGCCGGAACCCGGGCAATAGCCTGCCCGTGGCTTCCCTGGTGAGCCTGCTCGGAGACCTGGGTTATGACGCTCCGGGAGTACGCTCGGCCGTGTCCAGGCTCAAGGCCAAAGGAGTACTGCGCAGCACCCGCGTCGAGGGAATCGCGGCCTACAAGCTTTCAGAATCCCAGCAAACAGTGTTCGCCGAAGGCGACCAACGCATCTTTGCTGAACAACGTGAAGACGGAGACCATGACTGGTTGCTCGCATTGTTCTCTGTTCCCGAAGCCCAACGGCACCTGAGACACCGGCTGCGCACTATCCTCGCGGCTCTGGGCTTCGGCACAGTGACCCCTGGCGTGTGGATTGCGTCGTCGGGCATCGTCGATCGAGCCCGTGCCAGCCTTGCGGCCCACGAGCTCGATCAGTTTGTGGAATTCTTCCGCGGAGATTACCTCTTTGACGGCGATGTCCGCGCCAAGGTGGCCACCTGGTGGAACCTGGAGGCGATCGACGAGCTCATTGGGGAGTTCCTCGAGGTCTATAGCGGCGCTGACACGGCATGGGCCCAGCGGCTGGGTGGAGATCCCGAGGTGCGGGAGAGCACCGCCGACGAGGAAGCCTGTCGCGACGCTTTCCGTTACTACGTTCCCATGCTGACCCTCTGGCGCCGGCTACCGTACCGCGACCCGAACCTGCCACTCGACTATCTACCCGAGTGGTGGCGTGAGCCCGAGGCGCGGCGGGTATTTGGTCGTACCTACCAGATCATCGCACCGCTGGCCGAGCGTCACGCCTCTGACGTCATCGACCGCTACCGCTCGTAA